The genomic DNA ATAAATAAGAACAGAGTGCAGTCCATGCAAAATGAGATGATACAGAAGCAACAGAAAAAGTTTTGCAAGCTCCCTTTGTTTATGCTTTATGCTCATCCCACTGTATTTAGGGGCTGCGATATCCTTTTGCTTTTACAGGGCTAAGATTGTCGTTGCATATCCTAGTATTTTCCAGGGAACTAGAAGAATTCTGTAAGCCCACCAGAAATATATCATTCGTTGATTTCTTGATTGGGATTTGAACAGAAGCAATGCAACATTCCAACACCACCACCTACCAATGCCATGGTACTCTGGGCTTGGCTACTAGGCAAACTGATGCCGCAGAAGACAGGTGAAACTGCAGTCATCCAGCCAAGTTTCTCCCATCAGAGACATCAACTAATCCCAGCTAATTGCTCTCAAATTGTTCTCTGTTTTGTGGACCCATTGAAGCAAATTGCTCGATGATTCCACCGTCATAAAATTTCATATTGGGATACAGAAACAGGCAAGTCCAAGCACAATCACAAATGACTAAAAATTCGAAATGGATGAAGAATCACGATTCAAGAAATTCGCACAACTTTGAGCTAAACCATTATAACCTCTGTCCTTAACACAAGCAGACTTTGTGACAGTACAATTAACAATTAACAGAACAGCAGAGGATAATTGCGTGGTCTGGAAAATTAATTACAGGAGATTTTGGAAATAAACAAGAGTTTGTAGTTTGTCCTAAGTCTTTGGTATTTGTAAAACCTGATGCCTCCTCTTGAAGGTGAGAGAGCATCTTGATGATGCGCGACAAATTATTGTCCTACTCCTTGGCAAAGTTCAACAACGGATCTCTAGCTTCTGCATTATTGTCCCTGCCCCAATCAGGAAAATTCTTAGCTTCTCTTCAGCAGCAACTTCTCCTCCATGTCATGGCCACTTTTAACTCTTTGCATCTCTGGTCATTGTCTTGGAATCGGGGGGTTGATGATGTATCAATTGTCTACGAAGTTGTAAAAACTCTTTTTCCTTATCACTAAAAGTTCTGTAAACATTTGTCACTTCTTTAACAATGTCCTCACTATAATAACAGCAACTTGTCAATTCTACGATGACTTCTGAATCAGAAGGGAAACTAGCTAACTATGACACTGGTCCATTTGTACAAAAATGTCTTCATTCCCAACTGAGGTGGAAATTCTACAAGAAAGAGAATTTCCTAAGTTGGTTGTTTCTATTGTATTCAAACTTCTGAAGTTAGAAGAAGGATTTGTCTTCCGGACTCCTGAGACAAGAAGTCTCCGTCTTTGCAAGTTTTAATTAACTGTTTCAATGCCCGAAAGCGGGCTGGAAAGATCATCCAACTCGATAAAGTCATCCTCTTCGAGCCCAGGTGCTGCGACCTGCATGAATTCCACCACGATTTATACTAAATAGATGAAGCATGGCAAGAAGCAGGGTCGCGTTTGAATTAAGAGGGGAAAGGGTTTTAAGGCAAATTAATTACCGGTTCGTTAGGTTGCATGCTCACCGGGGCCGGAATACCGGTGGTCCGATCATCATGGATGATTTCCTCATTAATGTCGGATAGGACGGTTGCTTCGCGCTGAATGCCAACATCGCGTACTGACGCAACACTTTCTGAAACCAGACGATTACGGCAGCAAGATCGGAGAAATACTCGGCAGAGTACAAAAGAAGCCTGCAACAGGGTAAAATTAGGAGTAGATTAGAATCGAAGCTTTCAGAAATCAAATTCCAACATTATCGCGAAGAAGTACCTTATGGTGACCAATTAGGGCATACTCGTACATAGCCAAGTTGGTCCTCACGGCAGCGCCCGGTGATTCATCCAAATAAAACACGAAGCTCTTCCTCGTCCCCACCACGAATTTCCCGGCTTCGGCGCCGCCGGCAAACACTTCCCTGATCTTGCCGGCACTCCGCCAGTAGCCACCGCCGGCCCTCCGCTTCCTTTCCTTGCCACCAGAAACCCTAGAAACAGGCGCCGTGTAGCAGTACCAGTGCCGGCGCATTCCTCCCCGGCCGAACCGGAAGCTGGCGGCTTCCGGCAAGTCGAAGGGGTCGTAACTGTAGAGATCGAGGTCGGTGATCACATCGAAAGGGAATCGGCGATCGTCGTTGTTCTTGTGGGTGAGGTAGAAGGTAACGAGCTGTTCCCCGGAGGGGTAGAACCGGCAGCCCGGCGGAAGTGACAACGACGTCGACTCGTAGATCCTGGATTCTCCCATGAAAGCGGAACCGGAAGAGAGGGACATCATCAATGACGCGATTGCTCgtagcagagagagagagagagagagagaggagagaagagagagagggatagagAATGAATGGGAGTGAGTATTTTAGTAAAGTGAAGAAGACCCGGAAGAGCGAAACGTGTTCATGAAGTTTGGCTCGAGCTTTTGCAGCGACTGGCTCGAGTGTCGGTTCCCCTGTCCGGTAACATTGCAGATTGCAATTACATGACCATTGATTGCCTTTTGTGGGCTGATGGATGCACACACTGTGTATTATATGTCTACGGAAATTGAATACTagaaattatgtttaaaataaattttctcaattaaaataaataatttttatttttaaaaatttgtactaaaattttaaaaatatcttaaaaagttctctactttttttttaaataaaattttcattattttttacttatttcataaaaaaaataaattttttaatttgacatCTACTTTAAATCCAAtcaacaatatatttttttcttttacgtctcttttttcttatattcataaccaatatttttctttcatctctttcgTTTCTAAATTTACAAccattattttcctttcatcTCTTTTGCACATTTTCAACTATCTTAACTATCATGGCTCGCCGTTTCCTTTTTAAATTGATCGTCAAAACATCATCACTATTATTTAaagtttctctctttttttcttttgaaaagctaacgattttcatttttaagtaGAAAGTAATATGATTTTAAatacattttcttattttttaaagtttaaaactgacttcatatttaataaaaataaaagtgttttccctttttctttaatttttttgtagagATGGAAACATGAAatcagaaataaaaaatataaaacattttccACAAATAAGCATGTCCTATagtattttgtataataattgatataataacataaatacagAAACTCTTATCTACTTAAATTATTAACACTTACATTGACTGCTAATAATGAcctttaccaaaaaaaaaaaaaaaaaacgaataATGACCTTATATATGTAATCaggtataaaaaataaaagttactagcaataaaacattaaaatttagcctttaatctcttaaataatttttacataGTGAATTGAGAAAGGGGGCATTACTATTATTTTGTGAATAAAAATTGGAACAACTTCTCttgttaaaagaaaagaataatgatTAAATGAATGTCATattcattttgtaaaaaaatttgttGGGCTTCCGAGATTATTATACTCGGCCCAATGCAACAATTTGGGGTTGGAGTAAAGTTTTCTTGTTAGGCCTTTTTGAGTTCCAGCCCATTAGGCCTAGCCGCCAATTTCCTTGAGGTAAATATCAGGCCCATTTCTAACAATCAAATTCCAGGGCATATGATTTGAGTAGCAGTAAGCAAGCCTGCCTGACAGCCAGTAAGCTCGTGCAACTCACTCACagataattatttcttttccaaTAATCCAACAGATTCAGACGTGCACTACACTAGTTAAATTTACCAAACGCAAACGCAAACACTGATGACAGctcctaaattatttattttttagtttacaatttatataattaattaaaataaacttaataatttatatctttttgtttctttatttttgtggtgACAACTAGTCTTTCAAAAACTGATGTTTTACTTAACTAcagaaaacccaaaaaaaacTGGAACATAAACATACGAAACTTTCAAAAACTGATGGTAGAGgagagttttttattttattttacgaGTCATTGCAGGTGGCTAATTAACCCCAGTTGGCCATGTTTAGGGGCATCAATAGATTAAAACAGGTAACCTAGCCAAATGCATTATAGAAAACAGATCCTGGATGAGATTGCAATTATAACATCATGTGATAATTACGATTCAAAATTCTTGTTTATCTGTAACTAGATTTACTAATTCGATCATGactataattttgaatttaactgTGAATAtgatgttaaatttaatttgatgtgAAAATTATCTCATATGGGAGAATATcctcatgcattattttttgataagaaTAAGATTTCATGTAttcatttatagatgattttagatttataaatagatgTCCAAGTCATATGAAATTAAACGCAGAATGTGTGTGTAGCTATATAGCTTTTGTATTACTAATATttgattagtgatatttttgttctttatgctcatgattttttttgatttagattttttaagttaaattttgtgttcgtgtgtgattgattggtttgattatttttgtaatagaTTGGAATTAGAGCCGTTGaatcaaaccatcaacattTGACAGATCTTAATTGTTGATTTGCATTATCATCAtcgtcctcttcttcttccataaGCAAGGTTTCAGA from Diospyros lotus cultivar Yz01 chromosome 4, ASM1463336v1, whole genome shotgun sequence includes the following:
- the LOC127798922 gene encoding NAC domain-containing protein 72-like translates to MMSLSSGSAFMGESRIYESTSLSLPPGCRFYPSGEQLVTFYLTHKNNDDRRFPFDVITDLDLYSYDPFDLPEAASFRFGRGGMRRHWYCYTAPVSRVSGGKERKRRAGGGYWRSAGKIREVFAGGAEAGKFVVGTRKSFVFYLDESPGAAVRTNLAMYEYALIGHHKASFVLCRVFLRSCCRNRLVSESVASVRDVGIQREATVLSDINEEIIHDDRTTGIPAPVSMQPNEPVAAPGLEEDDFIELDDLSSPLSGIETVN